The region GAATCACTGGTATCTATCACTTCTGTCTCAACGGTAACGCCCAATTTTCGCCATTGACCCGACAAAACCTCAAGAACTTTTTCATATTCATCGTTTTTAGTCGTCGTTACTTTAAGTGATAGCTTTTGGCCATCCTTTTGACGTGTTCCATTTGTCAATTTCCATCCTGCCCCATCGAGTAACGCGGCTGCATTCTGTAGATTTGGAGGAGCTGCGTGAGGAACGTCTGACCCCGTCAGCTGACCATTGACAAACGGGAGATCTAGCGCCGGAACATTCCCAGGCAAGCTGCTACGAATGGCACGGGTATCCGTCGCTTGCTGTAAAGCCTGACGTACCACTGCGTCTTTCAAGACCGGGTTAGTGACATTGAATAACGCATAAACGCCGCTATTCACAGGGTGCGGCATAACTTGGTAATTATGTTTATCGACACGAGCAGCGTTAATTGCCGAAACGTCCGCCGCGGCACTTACCTCACCAGCCTTAAGCGCACGCATAATCGCATCTTGGCTGTCATACGCATGAACTTCAAAACGATTCAGTTTGGGCGCGCCTCCATAATAATTTTCCGAGGCAATCATATTCACTACTTTGTGCTCCGAACCTGATGTCTGTAATAGCCGGAAGCTAAACGGCCCGCTGCCTACAGGCGCTCGGCTAAACGTATTTTCACGTATGGCTCCGGCGGGAACATCTTTTAAAAGGTGTTGTGGCAAGACAGAAAAAGTTAAAGCGTATGGAAAAGCCACATACGTAGCGGGCAGCTGGAATACGACGGTTGTATCATTTAACGCATGTGCGTTTACTTCTTGCCAGTTAACCCGAAGGGGCGAACGGGTTTCAGGATTTTTAATAAGATTAACGGTAAACGCAACATCCTGTGCCGTTAGCTGTGTTCCATCATGCCACATTACATTTGGACGTAATTTAACCGTGTACGTCGTCCCTGTTGGATCAATTTGTATACTTTCGGCTAGATCTCCTCGTAAATGCCCTGTTTCATCATAGGAATAAAGCGAGGAAAACATCAGGTGGCTTGCTGCAATTTCAGCATTCGAAGCAGCGTATAAAGGGTTGAGGGTGTCTATGGGGCCCA is a window of Candidatus Saccharimonadales bacterium DNA encoding:
- a CDS encoding peptide ABC transporter substrate-binding protein translates to MADEQRERGWRQFQKLNFDSKKMSKRMKKAEGATTRHAHKFIIKRLDNIRSVRRQIIGWLVLVGCMVAAVGLQLMWFQQSYMVKAADVGGTYAEASLGPIDTLNPLYAASNAEIAASHLMFSSLYSYDETGHLRGDLAESIQIDPTGTTYTVKLRPNVMWHDGTQLTAQDVAFTVNLIKNPETRSPLRVNWQEVNAHALNDTTVVFQLPATYVAFPYALTFSVLPQHLLKDVPAGAIRENTFSRAPVGSGPFSFRLLQTSGSEHKVVNMIASENYYGGAPKLNRFEVHAYDSQDAIMRALKAGEVSAAADVSAINAARVDKHNYQVMPHPVNSGVYALFNVTNPVLKDAVVRQALQQATDTRAIRSSLPGNVPALDLPFVNGQLTGSDVPHAAPPNLQNAAALLDGAGWKLTNGTRQKDGQKLSLKVTTTKNDEYEKVLEVLSGQWRKLGVTVETEVIDTSDSSKNFQSTLQNRSYDVLLYELLIGADPDVYAYWHSSQTGTSGYNFSNYDNKTADTALASARSSLSSELRNAKYKTFAREWLKDVPAIGLYQPVAQYISSKHVQSLNDSSKLVSAADRYANILYWSVNEKSVYKTP